CTCCACCAACTCAGTGTCAAGTCCTGCTATGAGACAgtcatctgttgtgtgtgtgtgtgtgtgtgtgtgtgtgtgtgtgtgtgtgtgtgtgtgtgtgtgtgtgtgtgtgtgtgtgtgtgtgtgtgtgtgtgtgtgtgtgtgtgtgtgtgtgtgtgtgtgtgtgtgtgtctgagggggtATCACTTGCATTACAGGGacactgtatataaaatatgtttagtgAATgcattaataaagtatccatcatTAAGGTTTTAGATTTAGGTTCAGATTAAGGTAAGGTAAATTTAAGTAAAGCTAGGCTAAGGTTAAGATAATTTTTGGTTAAGATAAAGATGGGTTAGGTTAAGTTTACCTTTAGTTTGAGGTTgggttaaggtaagggttaaAATTAATGCAAATCAATGCTATGTCCtctggtgtgtgtatgtgagtgtgtttgtgtgtgtgtgtgtgcgtgtgtgtgtaggtcagTAATAAACTGAAGTACCTCTCAGAGAACTATTATTAAACTACTGTGATATGCTTTTATCTCATTGTGCCGTGAAAGTAATTTCTGTAACTGTTACATTTTAGTCTTAGTATTACAATTTGAGTTgttatgagagagagagagagagagagagagagagagagagagagagagagagagagagagagagagagagagagagagagagagagagagagagagagattacatAACCACTGGTACTCTGTAcattatgcatgtgtgtggcgccctctgctggttgagACTGAACATTGAAAAACAGCTTATAAAATGAAGGGGGGTGATCATGTTGCTGGATACACCAAATCACCTTTAATAATTTAGTTTAGAACAGTGttgtttattaaaattattattacaatatatttacattattttgttgtttaacatAAAGTTATTTCGTCATGTTTAGAAGATATACAAATGGTTGagttcctgtctgtctcttaaaTAGTCATCAGAGTGAGCCATCTCGCATCATTCCGCTCTGTGATCCCTCCCCCTCCTGCCATTggtccacctccacctctctgattggtccagagcGCCGCACTAAAGCGGAAGTGAGGACTCCTACCCGGAAGCAGCGGAGGAGGATGTGAAAACAGATAAAGGGAGAAATAACGACTCTCCTCCGGGATTTAAACGCAGAACATCGTGTTTTCACGCAGAAACTCGGTCTGACGCAGAAATGATTCTAGCGACGTGCGCGTGTTTCCTGCTGGTGGTCTGTTCGGCGGCCGCAGCGAAGGAGGCAGGAGACGACGAGTGGGTCCATCTGCCGAACAAGTGTGAAGGTAACGGTCCCGCATCTTTACCGGCTCTCATCCGGTTCGTGCTTCATAACAGGTTCAATAGAGTCTATAATAGAAGAGTTGTTGTTTCCTCTGAGGTGAAAGATCCTGAGGTTTGAAATCCACTGATGAGTCactcactctcttctctctaTACAGAaacaatacatatatttatatatatataagttgaTTTGTTTACATTATAATATACATGATATCAAAGCTCTTTACATAGAAGATCAGACCTTTAAagttccagagagagagagaaggaggagagggagagagatggagaaggagagagagactaatAATAGAAGTGAAGGGGTTATTATACATTGGACTTTTCTTCTATTACTAttgataaaacaataatattattatCTTCATTGTTTATTGCCTGAAAACTCATTAATTTGATCAATGCAAATGTTAAACACAAcgaaagaaacatttatttgtcctaTTGCTTTCATTTGTTAGGAATATTGAAATGATATTAAAaaagtggtgtgtgtctgttattgtgtgtttgtgtgtgtgtgttctttgtgttctttgtgtgtgtgtttacagtctgTAAGTTTGTCAGTATTGAGATGAAGTCAGCATTCGATGAGACGGGGAAGACGAAAGAAGTGTTCGGCAGGAACTATAACTTCATCGACAGCAAGGGGGCGCCACCTATCAAATACGTCAAGTCgtaagtgtgtgtctatgtgtgtgcgcgttgtcATCATTTGTGAAGTGTCTCCATTTTCCATTTCACGGTGATTTTATACAAACTGTCGCAGAATAATAAAAGACAATTAGAGAGAAAATGATTCAGTTTAGTTTTACACAGAAATGAAACCTGAGCCGTGATGTCTGTGttaggaaacaaacacacacacacacacacacacacacacagatgtcaggTTCAGTTCCTCTAGAACAGAGAAGTTGTGAAATCACAAGTTTCAGGACTAACACACCTGAATCTTGTATCGAGATGTAGTGAACAGTTTTGTCTtttccgtgtgtgtctgtgcagggaCCTCCGATTCATCGAGGTCATAGAGAATGTGTGTCAGAGGCTGCTGGAGTACAATCTGCACAAGGAGCGAACCGGCAGCAACCGCTTCGccaaggtcagtgtgtgtgcgtcggtTTGTGGTTTGGATTCTTCAGATTGTGTTGAGCTGCGGTTTGAAGTTATTTCTAACAGAGATGGAACCTGTGTGATGTGATTTAATCCTGTGAtgtaagtttgtgtttgtgtgtgtgtgtgtacagggcATGTCGGAGACCTTCTCCACGCTTCACGGTTTGGTGAACAAAGGCGTGAACGTGGTGATGGATATTCCCTTCGAGCTGTGGAACGAGACCTCGGCGGAGGTGGCCGACCTAAAGAAGCAGGTGTGAGAACAGAAACGACCaaaacactgctgctgaaatgtttaaatatccACATGGAAATTATCTCATTCCTGTTTGATTCAGAATCATGATCTCTCTCTTACTATCAGTGTGACGTGCTGGTGGAGAGATATGAGGACGTGATTGAAGACTGGTACAAAGGAAGTCAAGAGGAAGATCTGACCACGTTGCTGTGTGAGAAACATGCTCTGAAAGGACAagacacaggtaacacacacacacacaaacatgcacacactgcttatattattttattatatcacATTGTTTATGTAACATCAccagtgtacgtgtgtgtggtcatgtgatgttgtgaggtgtgttgttgtggttgtttatttaaaaattgtgTGATTTTCGTCATTTTTCCTTCATTTGTTGTCCCCTTcacttttctcctccagcttgTCTGGGCGAGGACTGGAAGGCGAAGAAGAAGGGCGACCAGGCCGCCATCGCcgaggacaagaagaagaagaaaaagaagaaggcgAAGGCCGGAGCTGTGGGCGGAGACGGCAGCTCGGAGGGAGAGAAGGtggccaagaagaagaaggagaagaaaatgaagaagaagaaaaagagcaaagcTCCAGTGGAGAAGACGGACGGAGGGGCGTCGTCGGACGAGGGGATCCAGCCTCAGGTGCTTCTGTCTGGGAAGAAGACGGAGCTGTGAGCCCTGCTCTCTGGATCAAATCTTTCAAAGTGAACCTCTCAGTAAAAAGACGTCTGACGCTTCTGAAGCTTCTTCGCCTGAGGCTGACACATGTTGCACTGTTACATTCGTTTCATTCACATAACAGAATCTTTAATGATCAGTTTCATGACATTTTTACGTCTCTGCACCAGAAAATTCCGATTCATCTGTATCTCAACACGTCAATACAGAACAAGCTACCTGAAGGATTAATCATCTGTTCAATCAGTTGATCAACTGAAAATGAATCAACaatttggtttgttttaaatcattaatcAGGAAAAAGAAACCTGATCACAGCCTCTGGAGTGTGAAGATGTTCTCTGTTTTATATGAAGAAGGGAAATTACAAACATCTGCACAATAATTAATATTTCTCTccatttaatgacattttatcaagtgaaatattgataaattacttaaaaaatcatcatcaaaacaaaagcaaaccaCGAAGCagtaaaagttaatttactGTGAAACAAAATACTGTTAAACTGCCTTTTTTCTAATTCCGTGAGAATCATAGTCAAAGTGCTGCGATGATCCTTCTTTACTTTCTTCTCTCAGTTGAATGTAGATgggttttttttatgttttcatgtcttttaatttataatgtgaatttatgtgttttttgctttttttgcaTCTTTTGTCTCATCTGCTGTAAAATTCCATTCCAACCGAAAACTGAGAAGTTTTCTTCTTtggatttgttttgaaaatgtgatgTATATTTTCAGCTCTGTGGTACCATCATgataatgtgatatttaaatgaaactCAAATAGTCGAGGCTTCTCCTGGTGATATCTAACAAACCTTTATCATCTGCTCACGAAAACAatgtttaatgatttatttctatttaattttttggCAGAATTAAGATCTTGAGGCTTCAGTTCagctcattttttaaatgtcattgatttgtgttgctgttatttcccatgtattgttttgtgtgtttgcttgatgTTGAAAAGCTGCTATTtaaggcgtgtgtgtgtgtttctatcgATTTTTATTCAGAAGTAAGATGCTGGATGTGTTTTGTTGAAGTTGCTTCACATCAGATGATCAATAAACacaggtttgaaaaaaaaaaagtcgtACGAGTTCTGCTTTAACAGTGAAAATCTAAAAACTGCGACATGATCAAGTTTTGTGTAAGATATGCATTCAAATAGCTGCATGGGTGCAATGTACACGTTCGACCACCAGAGGGAGACATCGGTCTGAATATACCATTAACTACATTGGAGACGCTATGAAAGAGAAGGactgatataaataaatcatttctgTTCAAATTAAATCAGTGGTTCAACGTGaaataaacacactttaaaatacaatcccagtttgtctcattcCAGTAACCGACAACCTATCTTTTACAACAATCAGAGATGTTTAAAAAGACCTTCACAATATcatccttgtgtttttgtcaaatcaaaacaaaaatggTGGTCCAAAACCGATTCTTTATCATGACAGAGGAAATCTTAAACATAAAATCAATTTGttatgtgaaaatgtttttgtcttgcAGTTACATCCTCCAGCCACTAGGAGGCACTGCAGTGCCCTCACTGTTTATTTCGGGTCCATGTTTCAAACTGTTTCTCTATCTTTTATATAAACTGTGAATTGAATGTCAACGATCACGTTTCCTGAAATCAGAAGAAACATTTCCCTGAATTCTGTCAATATGAAAAATATCCTCAGAATGAGATGCTAATGGGCGTGGTAACTGCAAACAGGGGGCGTGTCTTACATGAGAACACTTCCTCTACCCATGATTCCTCATTGCACTCACCTTTAGCAGGTGCTAAGTAACGTTAGCTTAAAATTAGCTGCACATGTTTAAGTTGATGTGGTTTTGACACTACTTACAAAATCTGAGGCAAGATGGCGTCGGAAGAACGCACCTGCTCCGCTTCTGATTGGAGGAGGCGGACGCACGTGGACGGACATGTTTGAGCTCAGGAAGAAGAACACGTGTTTCTATTTGACCGGAAATGGACTTTTACGAACGTTTACTTCTCAGGACCCATCAGCTTCCTGTCATCATCGAAGGTAAACGTCACAggctgttttatttacaattttcaaGTTGTTTACACatcaattaatataaataaacaaaagtctAATAAACATAGTGATCTGTcaggaaaataataattagtTGCAGTGATAAGAGTTGAATGTTCAGGAAGtttgttcctctgtgtctttgacCTTCACTACAGATGTGTTGATGTAGCTGTGTCTGTCCAGATGTGTTATGATGTTGATGTGTCAGGACTGTTgtcccaggtgtgtgtgtgtgtgtgtgttggggggggggggggggggctgttgagttctgcttttgatttgttgtgatgagtttgtgtgtctgatgatTTGTGTTGAAAATCAGTGAATTGTCGACAAATATCATGATTGGCTGCTTCTGTTATTTGAAAGTATTTCTAAAGATGAAGAGAATATTAATTCTAAGATGATTTAATGATATAAACTGATATCTTGAACTTGAATCAGTTTACCTCCATGGGTCTGTACTGATAGAACTGTTTTGAGTTTTACTGAACTGATGAAATGTCGTTTAATATTCACCTTCTTCTCCTGGAGCCTGTTGTTTAAGTCTGagcttttatttgtgtttctcttttcaatGCTGTAGTTTGGTTCCTATCAGCAAAGACCAATAGTTATAGTCAtataaatacattcatattatttatattattaatttatattttctgtgtttgaaaaaTGTGAGTTAGATGTTTATGAGGATGAGTTAGATGAAGATGACTTAACATGCACGGTGTGAACAGTGTAATACCTCAATCAACCTCTAGGTGTCAGCACACCACTGAAGTAACAGTTAACGTTTCTCCTTGTGcaaagctgacacacacacacacacacaaatccacttAAGCTGAGACAAAatgaaatggtgtgtgtgtgtgtgtgcacgagtgtgtgtgtttgtttccaaagTGAAGAGTGAATTCAACCCATCAGCCTTTTCTCCTCAACAATCAAATCCAcactttcatgtgtgtgtgtgtgtgtgtgtgtgtttcatggttGGACTGAGACACTAGATACACcttgacaagtgtgtgtgtgtgtccgtgtgcgatcatgttgcttgttttgttgtgcttttgtttatGGGGCGCATGTGTTCatgttgcttgtgtgtgtgtgtgtgtttgtgtgtgtgagtgaggtgTTTATTTGTTGAATAATTCACAGCTGGGTGTTTATAGAAGTCTTTGTGGCCTCAGAGCTCCAATAACACAGGACAAatattgtcacacacacacacacacacacacacacacacagtctttatCAGCTATTCCTTGGTTGGCAGATTATTTGGACACCGGACGATGGAAATGGAATGTACAAAGAACAAatgcggacacacacacacacacacacacacacacacacacacactccagggGTTACGTATGGAGACCTTCCAGTGCATTCATCTACACTTCATACCATCCTTATAAGGACCAAGTGATAATCTGACTGAGCACATaccgtgtgtgtcagtgtgtgtgtgtgtgtgtgtgtggtgtggtgtttggtgtgtgtgtgatggaaata
This sequence is a window from Platichthys flesus chromosome 24, fPlaFle2.1, whole genome shotgun sequence. Protein-coding genes within it:
- the cnpy3 gene encoding protein canopy homolog 3 → MILATCACFLLVVCSAAAAKEAGDDEWVHLPNKCEVCKFVSIEMKSAFDETGKTKEVFGRNYNFIDSKGAPPIKYVKSDLRFIEVIENVCQRLLEYNLHKERTGSNRFAKGMSETFSTLHGLVNKGVNVVMDIPFELWNETSAEVADLKKQCDVLVERYEDVIEDWYKGSQEEDLTTLLCEKHALKGQDTACLGEDWKAKKKGDQAAIAEDKKKKKKKKAKAGAVGGDGSSEGEKVAKKKKEKKMKKKKKSKAPVEKTDGGASSDEGIQPQVLLSGKKTEL